From a single Cytophagia bacterium CHB2 genomic region:
- a CDS encoding heme-binding protein, with the protein MKPRLRKSRFRCRRRCVSAQSKRASSRTPPERQTKVLPIATTKIFIQIAEGEIFSMSFTVGQPSLRRAGGASWKAWCLFILFFVFALYTFILALSGCSPASNPMQAITPAQPPMLTVQDVQTLMTQAVDVAEQMNEKINVAVMDREGNVLGVFRMNGTRSAGPASEALLGEIAKARTAAYLSSNQHGFTTLTACYITRAHFPPRANNTVAGPLFGVPFSQIATSDIQPNGGPLPPLGPPQPNPRNIPGLTSISGGVPIFKNGALAGGLGISGGSDTFVANPPNPPVASNLLNNMFIYCEGVSRDEVIALGAVRGYEVPNDKRGDTIFLDGIQLLYANTSAPNFNFRLTWDSLATRGTVDPNFPIQATLPAKMPMEGEVIMDASHDFRMKDGALLTAAEVRQIITQAVTRAGRTRAAIRRPIGSPARVFVAVSDLDGTILGIWRMADATMFSMDVAAQKARSAVAFSNPNDAMGMQMRTLLGVPAGAPLAVSTRAVGFLSQRYYPPGIDQGAPPQTLPYESGPFYQNVDGVFDFTMQQTMQNRAPFQNGLQVFPGGIPLYKNGQLAGGIGVSGDGVDQDDYIAAGGTIGFEAPASIRTDQYSYKNVKLPYIKFPRQPELP; encoded by the coding sequence ATGAAACCGCGCTTACGGAAATCGCGATTCCGCTGCAGGCGCCGCTGCGTTTCGGCGCAATCGAAGCGCGCGTCGTCACGAACGCCGCCTGAACGCCAAACCAAAGTTTTACCGATCGCAACAACAAAGATATTCATTCAAATTGCCGAAGGAGAGATTTTTAGTATGTCATTCACAGTCGGGCAGCCGTCTCTTCGCCGTGCGGGTGGCGCCAGTTGGAAGGCGTGGTGCTTGTTCATTTTATTTTTTGTGTTCGCGTTGTATACGTTCATCCTCGCGCTGAGTGGATGTAGTCCGGCCAGCAATCCCATGCAAGCGATTACGCCCGCGCAACCGCCGATGTTGACGGTACAGGACGTCCAGACGCTAATGACGCAAGCGGTCGATGTTGCCGAGCAAATGAACGAAAAAATCAATGTCGCGGTGATGGACCGTGAAGGAAATGTCCTGGGCGTTTTTCGTATGAACGGCACACGTTCAGCGGGGCCGGCTTCGGAAGCCTTGCTCGGTGAAATCGCCAAGGCGCGTACGGCTGCCTATTTAAGCAGCAATCAACACGGTTTCACCACATTGACGGCGTGCTACATCACACGCGCGCACTTTCCGCCGCGCGCGAATAATACCGTTGCCGGGCCCTTGTTCGGCGTGCCGTTTTCACAAATCGCCACGAGCGACATTCAACCGAACGGCGGGCCGTTGCCTCCGCTTGGGCCGCCGCAACCGAATCCCCGCAACATTCCGGGCTTGACCAGCATCTCCGGCGGCGTGCCCATCTTCAAAAATGGTGCATTGGCCGGCGGGCTTGGCATCAGCGGCGGCTCGGATACGTTTGTCGCGAACCCGCCGAATCCTCCGGTCGCTTCGAATTTGTTGAACAACATGTTTATTTATTGCGAAGGCGTCTCACGAGATGAAGTGATCGCATTGGGCGCCGTGCGCGGCTATGAAGTTCCCAACGACAAACGCGGCGACACGATATTTTTGGATGGCATTCAATTGCTGTACGCCAACACCTCGGCGCCAAATTTTAATTTCAGATTGACGTGGGACAGCCTGGCAACACGCGGAACCGTCGATCCCAATTTTCCCATTCAAGCAACTCTGCCGGCGAAAATGCCGATGGAAGGTGAAGTGATCATGGATGCCAGCCATGATTTTCGCATGAAAGACGGGGCCTTGCTTACCGCCGCAGAGGTGCGCCAAATCATTACACAAGCGGTCACCCGCGCCGGCCGCACGCGTGCGGCGATTCGCCGCCCCATCGGCAGCCCGGCGCGCGTGTTCGTCGCGGTGTCCGATCTTGACGGCACAATTCTCGGCATCTGGCGCATGGCAGATGCAACAATGTTCAGCATGGACGTTGCTGCACAGAAAGCCCGCTCCGCGGTTGCTTTCAGTAATCCCAATGATGCCATGGGAATGCAGATGCGCACGCTGCTGGGAGTGCCTGCCGGTGCGCCTTTGGCCGTGAGCACGCGCGCGGTTGGTTTTTTGAGCCAGCGGTATTATCCCCCGGGGATTGACCAGGGCGCGCCGCCGCAAACGCTGCCTTATGAAAGCGGGCCATTTTATCAGAATGTCGATGGCGTATTTGATTTCACCATGCAGCAAACCATGCAGAATCGCGCGCCGTTTCAAAACGGCTTGCAGGTTTTTCCCGGCGGCATTCCGCTTTATAAAAATGGCCAGCTTGCCGGCGGCATCGGCGTGAGCGGCGACGGCGTCGATCAAGATGATTATATCGCGGCCGGCGGCACGATTGGTTTTGAAGCGCCGGCGAGCATTCGCACGGATCAGTATTCTTACAAAAATGTCAAGCTGCCTTATATCAAATTTCCGCGCCAGCCGGAATTGCCCTGA
- a CDS encoding FHA domain-containing protein — translation MKAKFFCTTGMLAGAKFEIGRQATIGKNGGNTIVLDPPQISDRHARIFWDDAQKCYRLEDLGSRNGTQLDGMRVQRREKLGALHIITLAGMFDFVFQALPDEGLPVARQNGFKVQTPARLNGSAQNQIGPAKPVFIKREAPARARRRSSYSRTMIEALPPSFSGASFEAEKFQKFQQTRIEAAFDARGWPRKATDFLLEVKNTGGGWQNFQLNAGENVVGRAPECEVCIDDPSISRRHAVLVVNFDKVSVRDLGSRNHTFVGDETALTEIAIPLQAPLRFGAIEARVVTNAA, via the coding sequence ATGAAAGCCAAATTCTTCTGCACCACCGGCATGCTGGCCGGGGCAAAATTCGAGATCGGTAGACAGGCGACCATTGGAAAAAACGGCGGTAACACTATCGTGCTGGATCCACCGCAGATTTCCGATCGCCATGCCCGCATCTTTTGGGATGACGCGCAAAAATGCTATCGGCTTGAAGATCTCGGCAGCCGCAATGGCACGCAGCTCGATGGCATGCGCGTGCAGCGCCGGGAGAAGCTGGGAGCGTTGCACATTATCACGCTAGCGGGAATGTTTGATTTCGTTTTTCAAGCGCTGCCCGACGAGGGGTTGCCGGTAGCGAGGCAGAATGGTTTCAAAGTACAAACGCCCGCGCGCTTGAACGGAAGCGCTCAAAATCAAATCGGGCCGGCCAAACCGGTTTTCATCAAACGCGAAGCGCCGGCGCGCGCGCGGCGGCGTTCGAGTTACAGCCGCACGATGATCGAGGCGCTGCCGCCGTCCTTTTCGGGCGCGTCGTTCGAAGCAGAAAAATTCCAGAAATTTCAACAAACCAGGATCGAAGCGGCGTTTGACGCGAGGGGGTGGCCGCGCAAAGCAACAGACTTTTTGCTCGAAGTCAAAAACACCGGCGGCGGGTGGCAAAATTTTCAGCTCAACGCCGGAGAAAATGTTGTTGGCCGCGCGCCGGAATGCGAAGTGTGCATCGATGATCCTTCGATCTCGCGCCGGCATGCCGTGCTGGTGGTTAATTTTGACAAAGTCAGCGTGCGCGATTTGGGCAGCCGGAATCATACGTTTGTCGGTGATGAAACCGCGCTTACGGAAATCGCGATTCCGCTGCAGGCGCCGCTGCGTTTCGGCGCAATCGAAGCGCGCGTCGTCACGAACGCCGCCTGA